The proteins below are encoded in one region of Anoplopoma fimbria isolate UVic2021 breed Golden Eagle Sablefish chromosome 19, Afim_UVic_2022, whole genome shotgun sequence:
- the LOC129108158 gene encoding LOW QUALITY PROTEIN: beta-1,3-galactosyl-O-glycosyl-glycoprotein beta-1,6-N-acetylglucosaminyltransferase 3-like (The sequence of the model RefSeq protein was modified relative to this genomic sequence to represent the inferred CDS: inserted 1 base in 1 codon) — MANVRLLRSWMLRTPLIIVIGILLSLVLWETVLNRESLPDLKVPQQFSLDLPGCLAIISGNAEGKKSELEVLLASKRRQSLLSEDFYLNATKDCSSYIEKRGFLTAPLSEEENXFPIAYSMVIHEKIEMFERLLRAVYTPQNIYCVHVDLKAPKDFHKAVAVIISCFPNVFVASRLESVVYASWSRVQADLNCMEDLLSSQVQWRYLLNTCGSDFPIKTNVEMIRVLKALRGRNSMESEATNDYKKVRWLYHYNVTNTVIKTDVKKSPPPISSPMFTGNAYFVVTRAFVRHVMQDREVQQLFDWERDTFSPDEHLWATLQRMPSVPGSMPANIKYDVSDMQALARVVKWSYLAGDVRNGAPYYHCMGAYRRTVCVYGTGDLPWLLRQHQLFANKFDPEVDDIAIRCIESVLRWKASGHDPLYTDQYSTLL; from the exons ATGGCTAATGTGAGGTTGCTGAGGAGCTGGATGCTGAGGACCCCCTTAATAATCGTCATCGGTATATTACTTTCTTTAGTCCTTTGGGAAACTGTCTTAAACAGAGAGTCATTGCCTGATCTCAAAGTACCACAGCAGTTCTCTTTAGACCTGCCTGGCTGTTTGGCTATCATCAGTGGAAATGCAGAGGGGAAGAAAAGCGAACTAGAAGTGCTTCTGGCATCCAAGAGAAGACAAAGTCTTTTATCTGAGGACTTCTACCTTAATGCGACAAAGGACTGTTCATCTTACATTGAAAAGAGAGGTTTCCTGACTGCACCTCTcagtgaggaggaaa aaTTTCCCATTGCCTACTCCATGGTGATCCACGAGAAGATAGAGATGTTTGAGCGACTTCTACGAGCTGTTTATACTCCTCAGAACATCTACTGTGTGCATGTGGACCTGAAAGCCCCTAAAGATTTCCACAAGGCTGTGGCGGTAATTATTTCCTGCTTTCCTAACGTGTTTGTAGCCAGTAGATTAGAAAGTGTGGTATACGCCTCATGGTCCCGAGTGCAGGCAGATTTGAACTGCATGGAAGATCTGCTGAGCTCGCAGGTCCAGTGGAGGTACCTGCTCAACACCTGTGGGTCAGACTTCCCCATCAAAACCAATGTTGAAATGATTCGGGTACTGAAGGCCCTCAGAGGGAGGAACAGCATGGAGTCTGAGGCCACCAATGACTACAAGAAAGTCCGTTGGCTGTATCATTACAATGTAACTAATACTGTCATCAAGACAGATGTGAAGAAAAGTCCCCCACCCATCAGCAGCCCCATGTTCACAGGAAATGCTTACTTTGTGGTCACCAGAGCTTTTGTGAGACATGTGATGCAGGACAGAGAGGTTCAGCAGCTCTTTGACTGGGAGAGGGACACATTCAGCCCTGACGAGCACTTGTGGGCCACTCTACAGCGAATGCCCTCTGTTCCTGGATCAATGCCCGCCAACATCAAGTATGATGTGTCAGACATGCAAGCCCTCGCTCGTGTGGTGAAGTGGAGCTATCTAGCAGGAGACGTGAGAAATGGAGCTCCGTACTATCACTGCATGGGCGCTTACAGAagaacagtctgtgtgtacggAACCGGTGACCTCCCGTGGCTCCTGAGACAACATCAGCTGTTTGCAAATAAGTTTGATCCTGAGGTTGATGATATCGCCATTAGATGTATTGAGTCAGTTCTGCGTTGGAAAGCTTCCGGCCATGACCCACTGTATACAGATCAATATTCCACCCTTTTGTAA
- the LOC129107880 gene encoding beta-1,3-galactosyl-O-glycosyl-glycoprotein beta-1,6-N-acetylglucosaminyltransferase 3-like, producing MANARLLRSRMLRTPLIIVIGTLLSFVLWETALNRESLPDLKVPQQFSLDLPGCLAIISGNAEGKKSELEVLLASKRRQSLLSEDFYLNATKDCSSYIEKRGFLTAPLSEEENNFPIAYSMVIHEKIEMFERLLRAVYTPQNIYCVHVDQKAPKDFHKAVAVIISCFPNVFVASRLESVVYASWSRVQADLNCMKDLLSSQVQWRYLLNTCGSDFPIKTNVEMIRVLKALRGRNSMESEATNDYKKGRWLYHYNVTNTVIKTDVKKSPPPISSPMFTGNAYFVVTRAFVRHVMQDREVQQLIDWERDTFSPDEHLWATLQRMPSVPGSMPANIKYDVSDMQALARVVKWSYLAGDVRNGAPYYPCMGAYRRAVCVYGAGDLPWLLRQHQLFANKFDPEVDDIAIRCIESVLRWKASGHDPLYTDQYSTLL from the coding sequence ATGGCTAATGCGAGGTTGCTGAGGAGCCGGATGCTGAGGACCCCCTTAATAATCGTCATCGGTACATTACTTTCTTTTGTCCTTTGGGAAACTGCCTTAAACAGAGAGTCATTGCCTGATCTCAAAGTACCACAGCAGTTCTCTTTAGACCTGCCTGGCTGTTTGGCTATCATCAGTGGAAACGCAGAGGGGAAGAAAAGCGAACTAGAAGTGCTTCTGGCATCCAAGAGAAGACAAAGTCTTTTATCTGAGGACTTCTACCTTAATGCGACAAAGGACTGTTCATCTTACATTGAAAAGAGAGGTTTCCTGACTGCACCTCTcagtgaggaggaaaataatttccccattgccTACTCCATGGTGATCCACGAGAAGATAGAGATGTTTGAGCGACTTCTACGAGCTGTTTATACTCCTCAGAACATCTACTGTGTGCATGTGGACCAGAAAGCCCCTAAAGATTTCCACAAGGCTGTGGCGGTAATTATTTCCTGCTTTCCTAACGTGTTTGTAGCCAGTAGATTAGAAAGTGTGGTATACGCCTCATGGTCCCGAGTGCAGGCAGATTTGAACTGCATGAAAGATCTGCTGAGCTCGCAGGTCCAGTGGAGGTACCTGCTCAACACCTGTGGGTCAGACTTCCCCATCAAAACCAATGTTGAAATGATTCGGGTACTGAAGGCCCTCAGAGGGAGGAACAGCATGGAGTCTGAGGCCACCAATGACTACAAGAAAGGCCGTTGGCTGTATCATTACAATGTAACTAATACTGTCATCAAGACAGATGTGAAGAAAAGTCCCCCACCCATCAGCAGCCCCATGTTCACAGGAAATGCTTACTTTGTGGTCACCAGAGCTTTTGTGAGACATGTGATGCAGGACAGAGAGGTTCAGCAGCTCATTGACTGGGAGAGGGACACATTCAGCCCTGACGAGCACTTGTGGGCCACTCTACAGCGAATGCCCTCTGTTCCTGGATCAATGCCCGCCAACATCAAGTATGATGTGTCAGACATGCAAGCCCTCGCTCGTGTGGTGAAGTGGAGCTATCTAGCAGGAGACGTGAGAAATGGAGCTCCGTACTATCCCTGCATGGGCGCTTACAGAAGAGCAGTCTGTGTGTACGGAGCCGGTGACCTCCCGTGGCTCCTGAGACAACATCAGCTGTTTGCAAATAAGTTTGATCCTGAGGTTGATGATATCGCCATTAGATGTATTGAGTCAGTTCTGCGTTGGAAAGCTTCCGGCCATGACCCACTGTATACAGATCAATATTCCACCCTTTTGTAA
- the LOC129108157 gene encoding proprotein convertase subtilisin/kexin type 5: MRSIAAAFLISLHCVGFMGCEPSSSCLSGQFMLKNQCVLCHPTCSECDGYELFQCTTCGVDEDGQERFLHQGRCRTHCPRGLYPDRGHYACLPCIANCELCTDGNICAKCREHYKLQNGVCQTESCVIGQVQDPDTGECIDCELGCKACSTEDPEICNSCVEGYFLFRHQCRRHCPQSTYEDWGRGLCLPCPAPCTDCRSNTRCLACQPGYFLNGGDCIKQCPQQTFSDSSGWLCQSCHSSCQTCHGPRSTNCDLCLGGKPPLHGQCPLANCPLGQYFDGKYSECHACDASCKTCFGPQALDCSSCFKGYLLGQDSSCVVQCPSGSYANSATQLCEDCSPSCEACVDTSDNCISCSKGSYKLFLHQGRCWSNCPEGFFETAEGSCEACDSSCLSCDGTKTQCLSCPDGHYLESGMCRLNCSLRTYPADDGTCRRCSPHCDVCSDDRTCFKCSFLYLMLNGVCKASCPMGYYEDMEEGRCGQCHPTCGSCSGPLADDCETCTTFSPKLYKGTCSKDCPTGTYYETEALECQECHQTCMSCSGSDANQCTQCEKGLVLDPNTLLCGVTGDTDCPPRTYLHDDQFTCVGCHQHCYSCEGPGHDECQTCAVPKYLHNRTCVSECPAGTYDTKQDADGTELGLCLPCYNACSTCSGASPKDCLTCSAGYLRLLQLCVTHCPTRYYREGSRCEKCDQSCEQCTGPGPESCRACSPPLLELQGTKLCVEHCPHRFYQLNYICKQCHTSCQTCTDALPQRCLTCDWGSTLKDKVCYPHCEEGRYFSEKETCEPCDGSCRHCTGPRPDQCLTCHQDSALHAVENRCARCCQAGENDTDCCVCDSRSALCVEAPKPKSGEDQVTDLNVSSRALKHTSAGLPIALLLALGLALAVFALVKAHARKRLCWGQSYERLSGSASINMPHGVPEPDSGDEVDVVYTSRGGSVYRRYSFIHEQDTDADQEVDESTCLNQS; this comes from the exons ATGCGGTCCATCGCAGCAGCGTTTCTGATCTCTCTCCACTGTGTTGGGTTTATGGGATGTGAACCCTCGTCGTCCTGTCTGAGTGGACAGTTTATGCTGAAGAACCAGTGCGTCCTCTGCCATCCCACCTGCTCTGAGTGCGATGGGTACGAGCTGTTTCAATGCACCACCTGTGGAGTTG ATGAAGATGGACAGGAACGTTTCCTTCACCAAGGTCGTTGTCGGACACACTGCCCCCGGGGACTCTATCCTGACAGGGGTCACTATGCCTGTCTGCCCTGCATAGCCAATTGTGAACTCTGCACAGATGGTAACATATGTGCGAAATGTCGGGAACATTACAAACTCCAAAATGGAGTCTGCCAAACTGAATCCTGTGTCATAG GGCAGGTGCAGGACCCGGATACAGGAGAGTGCATCGACTGTGAGTTGGGCTGCAAAGCATGTTCAACAG AGGACCCTGAGATTTGCAACAGCTGTGTGGAAGGTTACTttct tttcaGACACCAGTGTCGCAGGCATTGCCCCCAGAGCACCTATGAAGACTGGGGGAGGGGATTGTGTTTGCCCTGTCCAGCACCATGCACAGATTGCAGGAGTAACACACGCTGTCTTGCCTGCCAGCCTGGTTATTTCCTCAATG GAGGTGATTGTATAAAACAGTGCCCCCAGCAAACCTTCAGTGACTCCAGTGGTTGGCTCTGCCAGTCTTGCCACAGCTCCTGCCAGACATGCCATGGACCTCGGTCCACCAACTGTGACCTGTGTCTTGGCGGGAAACCTCCTCTGCATGGGCAGTGCCCTCTGGCTAACTGCCCATTGGGACAGTACTTTGACG GGAAATACAGTGAATGCCATGCGTGTGATGCATCCTGTAAGACCTGTTTTGGCCCACAAGCCCTGGATTGTTCTTCTTGTTTCAAAG GATATTTGTTGGGTCAGGACAGTTCTTGCGTAGTGCAATGTCCATCTGGCTCCTACGCAAACTCTGCCACTCAGTTGTGTGAGGACTGCTCGCCAAGCTGCGAGGCCTGCGTGGACACCAGTGATAACTGCATCAGCTGCTCTAAAGGCAGCTATAAACTTTTTCTCCACCAGGGGAGGTGCTGGTCAAATTGCCCAGA AGGTTTCTTTGAGACAGCAGAGGGATCATGTGAAGCCTGTGATAGCTCCTGTTTGTCATGTGATGGAACCAAGACCCAGTGTCTATCCTGTCCTGATGGCCACTACTTGGAGAGTGGTATGTGTAGACTCAACTGTTCACTGCGGACATATCCTGCAGATGATGGTACTTGCAGACGCTGTTCTCCCCACTGTGACGTTTGCTCAGATGACAGGACCTGTTTCA AATGCAGTTTCCTTTACCTGATGCTGAATGGTGTGTGTAAGGCAAGTTGTCCCATGGGCTATTATGAGGACATGGAGGAGGGCCGCTGTGGTCAGTGCCACCCGACATGTGGCAGCTGTTCAGGGCCCCTGGCAGATGATTGTGAGACCTGCACGACGTTTAGCCCCAAACTCTATAAGGGTACATGCTCCAAAGACTGCCCCACTGGTACCTACTATGAAACTGAAGCTCTGGAATGTCAAG AGTGCCACCAGACCTGCATGAGCTGCTCCGGCTCAGACGCAAACCAGTGTACCCAGTGTGAGAAGGGACTTGTGCTGGATCCAAACACATTGTTGTGTGGCGTGACAGGTGACACTGACTGCCCACCAAGGACTTACCTACACGATGACCAGTTCACCTGCGTGGGCTGCCATCAGCACTGTTACTCTTGTGAGGGGCCGGGCCACGATGAATGCCAGACCTGTGCCGTCCCCAAATACCTTCATA ACAGGActtgtgtgagtgagtgtccGGCTGGTACATACGACACAAAGCAGGATGCTGACGGAACAGAGCTGGGACTCTGTTTGCCTTGTTATAACGCCTGCTCAACCTGCTCTGGAGCATCCCCTAAAGATTGTCTCACTTGCTCTGCAGGATACCTGCGTCTCCTTCAACTCTGTGTCACCCATTGTCCCACAAG GTATTACAGAGAGGGCTCCCGTTGTGAGAAATGTGACCAGTCCTGTGAGCAATGTACAGGACCAGGTCCTGAGTCCTGCAGGGCCTGTTCACCTCCTCTTCTGGAGCTGCAAGGCACCAAGCTTTGTGTTGAGCACTGCCCACACCGCTTCTATCAACTTAACTACATCTGCAAACAGTGCCACACTAGCTGTCAGACCTGCACAG ATGCCTTGCCCCAGAGATGTCTGACGTGCGACTGGGGCAGCACTTTAAAGGACAAAGTCTGCTATCCACATTGTGAGGAGGGGCGGTACTTTTCTGAAAAG GAAACCTGTGAGCCATGCGACGGCTCCTGTAGGCATTGCACCGGCCCCAGACCCGACCAGTGTCTGACTTGTCACCAGGATTCTGCTCTTCATGCTGTGGAGAACCGCTGTGCCCGCTGCTGTCAGGCTGGAGAGAATGACACAGATTGCTGTGTTTGTGACAGCCGCTCAG CTCTGTGTGTGGAGGCCCCCAAACCCAAGTCAGGAGAGGATCAGGTAACAGACCTGAATGTGTCTTCTAGAGCTCTGAAGCACACCTCAGCTGGCCTTCCTATTGCCCTGCTGCTAGCACTGGGGTTGGCTCTGGCTGTGTTTGCCTTAGTCAAGGCCCATGCCAGGAAGAGGCTTTGCTGGGGCCAAAGCTATGAGAGACTGAGTGGCAGCGCCAGCATCAATATGCCCCACGGTGTTCCTGAGCCGGACAGTGGAGACGAGGTAGATGTGGTGTACACCAGTAGAGGTGGATCAGTATATCGACGTTACAGCTTTATccatgagcaggacacagatgCAGACCAGGAAGTGGATGAGAGCACTTGTCTCAATCAATCTTAG